From a single Phalacrocorax aristotelis chromosome 1, bGulAri2.1, whole genome shotgun sequence genomic region:
- the TMEM52B gene encoding transmembrane protein 52B — MHSPVMIYFVLGCFLWFHQVRGEEGCLNTELCSGTEWDRLWYIWLVVAIGGLLLLCGLVSVCVRCCFHCHQTGEESGPQPYEVTVIAFDHDSTLQSTITSLHSVFGPAARRILAVAHSHNAAQGTPPLSASDTPPVYEEALHMSRFTVAKAGQKVPDLDPVPEEKLQASAEGKDAQPALPGH; from the exons ATGCACAGCCCAGTCATGATCTACTTTGTTTTAGGGTGTTTCTTATGG TTCCACCAAGTGAGAGGTGAGGAAGGCTGTCTCAACACTGAACT CTGTTCAGGTACAGAGTGGGACCGTTTGTGGTATATCTG GCTGGTGGTGGCAATTGGtgggctgctgctcctgtgtggCCTGGTTTCTGTCTGTGTGAGATGCTGTTTTCACTGCCATCAGACAGGGGAGGAATCGGGTCCTCAGCCCTATGAGGTCACCGTCATTGCTTTTGATCATGACAGCACCCTCCAGAGCACCATTACCT CTCTCCATTCCGTGTTTGGGCCTGCTGCCAGGAGGATATTAGCAGTGGCACACTCCCATAATGCTGCGCAGGGAACGCCACCCCTCTCCGCATCAGACACTCCTCCAGTCTATGAAGAAGCTCTGCATATGAGCAGATTCACAGTTGCCAAGGCGGGACAGAAAGTGCCAGACCTGGATCCAGTGCCAGAGGAAAAACTGCAGGCATCTGCCGAGGGCAAGGATGCCCAGCCAGCCCTCCCAGGACACTAG
- the LOC142065099 gene encoding C-type lectin domain family 1 member A-like isoform X1, whose amino-acid sequence MLLFVTVLLVVGSGLFLFITSQLNNKGQKACQPEPYPCIPVRATKLLNSPVTLPEMASEEVTYADLRFMTLEKSQDQKLQTARAKDSPCPSSCWRLATVALLVFCLSSVAAVGVLAARFILVCHLVCERDENFTLQKAIMESLNQQLELLQAQNLNLTETVKQLAPFKGHKCIPCPENWLQYGESCYHFSKEWKTWEESKAQCSALESRLLKIESKEELDFAMRSAQSYSSYSFWIGLSRNGTERPWLWEDGSAFSPDLFQIQRASSISFLDCVWLQGANIDTARCVEYKFYICEKVVDPAVAEQVSYLDRH is encoded by the exons CCAGAACCTTATCCCTGTATCCCTGTGAGAGCAACCAAACTTTTGAATTCTCCTGTAACCTTGCCAGAAATGGCAAGTGAAGAAGTGACATACGCAGACCTGAGGTTCATGACACTGGAAAAATCCCAGGACCAGAAGCTCCAGACTGCCAGAGCAAAAG ATTCCCCCTGTCCATCTTCCTGTTGGCGACTGGCTACAGTGGCACTTCTGGTCTTCTGCCTAAGTTCAGTGGCAGCTGTGGGAGTCTTGGCTGCCAGGT TCATCCTGGTCTGCCACCTTGTATGTGAAAGGGATGAAAACTTCACCCTGCAAAAGGCAATTATGGAAAGCCTCAACCAGCAGCTGGAGCTCCTCCAGGCTCAGAATCTGAACCTGACAGAGACTGTAAAGCAACTTGCCCCATTCAAAG GACATAAATGTATTCCTTGTCCTGAGAACTGGCTACAGTATGGGGAGAGCTGCTACCACTTTTCAAAGGAATGGAAAACTTGGGAAGAAAGCAAGGCTCAGTGCTCTGCTCTGGAGTCCAGACTTCTTAAGATAGAGAGTAAGGAAGAGCTG GACTTCGCAATGCGATCAGCACAGTCTTACAGTTCTTACTCTTTCTGGATTGGGCTGTCTCGCAACGGAACTGAGAGGCCCTGGCTGTGGGAGGATGGATCAGCTTTCTCCCCTGATCT GTTCCAGATCCAACGAGCCAGCTCAATTTCTTTCCTAGATTGTGTGTGGCTTCAGGGTGCAAATATAGACACTGCACGGTGTGTCGAGTACAAATTTTACATTTGTGAGAAAGTGGTAGATCCTGCAGTGGCTGAGCAAGTGAGCTACTTGGACAGGCACTAA
- the LOC142065099 gene encoding C-type lectin domain family 1 member A-like isoform X2 yields the protein MASEEVTYADLRFMTLEKSQDQKLQTARAKDSPCPSSCWRLATVALLVFCLSSVAAVGVLAARFILVCHLVCERDENFTLQKAIMESLNQQLELLQAQNLNLTETVKQLAPFKGHKCIPCPENWLQYGESCYHFSKEWKTWEESKAQCSALESRLLKIESKEELDFAMRSAQSYSSYSFWIGLSRNGTERPWLWEDGSAFSPDLFQIQRASSISFLDCVWLQGANIDTARCVEYKFYICEKVVDPAVAEQVSYLDRH from the exons ATGGCAAGTGAAGAAGTGACATACGCAGACCTGAGGTTCATGACACTGGAAAAATCCCAGGACCAGAAGCTCCAGACTGCCAGAGCAAAAG ATTCCCCCTGTCCATCTTCCTGTTGGCGACTGGCTACAGTGGCACTTCTGGTCTTCTGCCTAAGTTCAGTGGCAGCTGTGGGAGTCTTGGCTGCCAGGT TCATCCTGGTCTGCCACCTTGTATGTGAAAGGGATGAAAACTTCACCCTGCAAAAGGCAATTATGGAAAGCCTCAACCAGCAGCTGGAGCTCCTCCAGGCTCAGAATCTGAACCTGACAGAGACTGTAAAGCAACTTGCCCCATTCAAAG GACATAAATGTATTCCTTGTCCTGAGAACTGGCTACAGTATGGGGAGAGCTGCTACCACTTTTCAAAGGAATGGAAAACTTGGGAAGAAAGCAAGGCTCAGTGCTCTGCTCTGGAGTCCAGACTTCTTAAGATAGAGAGTAAGGAAGAGCTG GACTTCGCAATGCGATCAGCACAGTCTTACAGTTCTTACTCTTTCTGGATTGGGCTGTCTCGCAACGGAACTGAGAGGCCCTGGCTGTGGGAGGATGGATCAGCTTTCTCCCCTGATCT GTTCCAGATCCAACGAGCCAGCTCAATTTCTTTCCTAGATTGTGTGTGGCTTCAGGGTGCAAATATAGACACTGCACGGTGTGTCGAGTACAAATTTTACATTTGTGAGAAAGTGGTAGATCCTGCAGTGGCTGAGCAAGTGAGCTACTTGGACAGGCACTAA